One Gimesia aquarii DNA segment encodes these proteins:
- a CDS encoding HlyD family secretion protein produces the protein MPSELLDDYQVQSDLHEHSSSFGFRALIILMLALAGGIWCSQWVKGVRVEAYIGSLQAPKTIIIAKNDAVIQEIYVKEGQVVSSGERILTLFDHSLDRSWNQKKQELITLEAELEQSKAKSEVELALRNKDIESEVFNAKLKSSQYLKEQYIHQITNLAWQDFLQDYNSISSNGSKEEVFRSLVYESRLPDENRITAMLRQESARNSAEVFAARVKLCEEQMEELKAIQKKLPKQIRLAMGVEVIMNRLERVKSDLKNLESQRDALQLNADRFGVVGFFKKEVGDSVQKGTPIVELFDKERPFLLVDVPSRKLSLFKRGTAVKIVFSGNIKGTGTVSKISEQAVSKPGFRESVVMVYIEPSGRLWPDLPMGSTVDVSLAK, from the coding sequence ATGCCTTCAGAATTATTGGATGACTATCAAGTTCAAAGTGATTTGCACGAACATTCCTCTTCATTTGGATTTCGGGCATTGATTATTTTGATGCTTGCATTGGCTGGAGGAATTTGGTGCTCACAATGGGTGAAAGGTGTTCGAGTAGAGGCCTACATTGGCTCATTGCAGGCTCCGAAAACAATCATCATAGCTAAAAACGACGCAGTGATTCAAGAGATCTATGTTAAGGAAGGGCAGGTTGTCTCCAGTGGAGAGCGGATTCTGACTCTTTTCGATCATTCTTTAGATAGAAGCTGGAATCAAAAAAAGCAGGAATTAATTACACTTGAAGCCGAGCTTGAGCAATCAAAGGCGAAATCAGAAGTGGAATTAGCTTTGCGAAATAAGGATATTGAATCCGAAGTTTTTAACGCCAAGTTAAAGTCCTCACAATATCTTAAAGAGCAATACATCCACCAGATAACCAATTTGGCATGGCAGGATTTTTTACAAGATTATAATTCGATCTCCAGCAATGGTTCAAAGGAAGAAGTTTTTCGGTCATTAGTTTATGAAAGTCGATTACCTGATGAAAACCGAATCACGGCGATGTTACGTCAGGAATCTGCTCGTAACTCTGCGGAAGTGTTTGCTGCCCGAGTCAAACTCTGTGAAGAACAGATGGAAGAGCTGAAGGCGATTCAAAAAAAACTTCCCAAACAGATCCGGCTGGCAATGGGGGTTGAAGTAATCATGAATCGATTGGAGCGGGTCAAAAGTGATCTGAAAAACTTGGAATCCCAACGCGATGCATTACAACTGAATGCGGATCGTTTTGGTGTTGTTGGATTCTTCAAAAAAGAAGTCGGAGACTCCGTTCAGAAAGGCACTCCGATTGTAGAACTATTCGATAAGGAACGTCCATTTTTGCTTGTGGATGTTCCTTCCCGAAAGTTAAGCCTCTTTAAGCGGGGGACAGCAGTAAAGATCGTTTTTTCTGGGAACATTAAAGGAACAGGAACTGTTAGCAAAATTTCAGAGCAAGCAGTTTCCAAGCCGGGATTTCGTGAAAGTGTTGTTATGGTTTACATTGAGCCATCAGGACGCCTTTGGCCCGATTTGCCTATGGGTAGTACAGTCGATGTCTCTTTAGCAAAATAA
- a CDS encoding M24 family metallopeptidase, translating into MFELTKVQAALEQFSLDGWLFYDFRGSNVLARRILDIPEDAMGSRRFFYFVPKSGLPTKLVHRIESEALDHLPGEKVVYLKWQELEAGIETILRNANRIAMEYSPRNSNPYISRVDAGTVELVRESVESIVPSGDLVQLFEAVWDTEQWELHQKAGVETDKAFEIAWSFIATQIRKQGSVEEQSVSDAIMEHFKQSGLTTYHPPIVARESHSGDPHYETGTGSNTDIREDDFVLIDLWAKLDVPRGVYSDMTRVGFVGQQVPERYSQIFQVVANARDAAITLVEKAFQSGTPLQGWEVDQACRDVIQEAGYGQYFVHRTGHSIGQETHGNGANMDNLETHEERLILPQTCFSIEPGIYLPEFGVRSEVNVYIDGQNRVHVTAGARQTKILSILSEY; encoded by the coding sequence ATGTTCGAGCTCACAAAGGTGCAAGCAGCATTAGAACAATTCTCGCTTGATGGTTGGTTATTCTATGATTTTCGAGGGAGTAATGTTCTGGCGAGAAGAATCCTCGATATCCCTGAAGATGCGATGGGGTCACGACGCTTTTTCTACTTTGTCCCTAAGTCAGGCCTGCCTACGAAACTGGTTCACCGAATTGAATCAGAAGCACTGGACCACCTCCCGGGGGAAAAAGTTGTCTATCTAAAATGGCAGGAATTGGAAGCGGGCATTGAAACAATCTTGCGTAATGCAAATCGAATCGCTATGGAATATTCACCTCGGAATTCGAATCCTTACATTTCTCGTGTTGATGCGGGAACTGTAGAACTGGTTCGTGAATCAGTTGAGTCCATCGTTCCTTCCGGAGATTTAGTTCAACTCTTCGAAGCAGTGTGGGATACCGAGCAATGGGAATTACATCAAAAAGCGGGTGTAGAAACAGACAAAGCTTTTGAAATCGCCTGGTCATTCATCGCGACTCAAATTCGAAAACAAGGAAGCGTTGAGGAGCAATCCGTTTCAGATGCGATTATGGAACATTTTAAGCAGAGTGGATTAACAACCTATCACCCTCCGATTGTAGCACGTGAGTCGCACAGCGGTGACCCCCATTACGAAACGGGAACCGGTTCGAATACTGACATCCGAGAAGACGACTTTGTACTAATTGACTTGTGGGCCAAACTGGACGTTCCGCGAGGCGTTTACAGCGATATGACTCGTGTCGGTTTTGTCGGCCAACAGGTTCCCGAAAGATATTCTCAAATTTTTCAAGTTGTTGCCAACGCCCGGGACGCGGCAATCACTTTAGTTGAAAAGGCATTTCAATCAGGTACTCCACTTCAAGGTTGGGAAGTCGATCAGGCTTGTAGAGATGTTATTCAAGAAGCAGGTTACGGCCAGTATTTTGTGCATCGTACTGGCCATAGCATCGGACAGGAGACGCACGGTAATGGCGCCAACATGGACAACCTTGAAACACACGAAGAGCGCCTCATCCTACCTCAAACCTGTTTCTCAATTGAGCCAGGAATTTATCTTCCAGAATTTGGCGTTCGAAGCGAAGTGAATGTCTATATTGATGGACAAAATAGAGTTCACGTCACTGCAGGAGCGCGTCAAACAAAGATTCTATCAATCTTGAGTGAGTATTAA
- the thrC gene encoding threonine synthase, protein MSTVSTEIAYQKCISPCCQSTYSLNEVLTSCPKCGELLDISYDWDQVPVPQSLRDFEKRWGNRNRPIDFSGVWRFRELLPFAEDDQIITIGEGQTMLKASQPVARYAGLNDDGLFLQYEGLNPSGSFKDNGMTAASTHAVMVGAKVAACASTGNTSASLAIYASVAQKFKVVVFVGSGKIAFGKLSQALDYGAKTVQIQGDFDDALARVREVCASEGIYLCNSVNPFRLEGQKSIMFRVLESLNWEVPDWIVVPGGNLGNSSAFGKAFMELKALGLIDRIPRLAIINAQGANTLYQLYEQQGLRWNGGHYDKSNSSEFFSQMDKEDRRASTLASAIEINRPVNFSKSLRALDVCDGVVREVNDQEILDAKAQIGAGGFGCEPASAASVAGAKRLKSEGIIASGDRVVCILTGHQLKDPNATVAYHSATNEHMDEKLTRHGVSKALFSNGPIVVENDLDKIKGVIHSF, encoded by the coding sequence ATTTCCACTGTATCGACTGAAATTGCTTATCAAAAGTGCATTTCACCCTGTTGCCAGTCAACTTATTCACTAAATGAAGTTTTAACAAGCTGCCCTAAATGTGGCGAGCTCCTGGATATTTCTTATGACTGGGATCAGGTTCCAGTCCCTCAGTCATTACGAGATTTTGAAAAACGCTGGGGGAATCGTAATCGTCCTATCGACTTCAGTGGTGTGTGGCGGTTTCGTGAACTCTTGCCTTTCGCTGAAGATGATCAGATTATTACGATTGGTGAAGGGCAGACGATGCTAAAAGCTTCTCAGCCTGTCGCTCGATATGCAGGGCTGAATGATGATGGTCTTTTTCTACAATATGAGGGGCTGAACCCCTCTGGTAGCTTTAAAGATAATGGTATGACGGCTGCGTCGACGCATGCTGTGATGGTGGGGGCTAAGGTCGCCGCCTGTGCCTCTACTGGTAATACCAGCGCTTCCTTAGCAATTTATGCCAGTGTGGCCCAGAAATTCAAAGTGGTTGTTTTTGTGGGCAGTGGAAAGATTGCATTCGGGAAATTATCACAAGCACTCGACTATGGCGCAAAAACCGTTCAAATTCAGGGAGATTTTGATGATGCGTTGGCGCGTGTTCGAGAAGTATGTGCTTCAGAAGGAATTTACCTGTGTAATAGTGTGAACCCGTTTCGACTGGAAGGCCAGAAGTCTATTATGTTTCGCGTCCTTGAAAGTCTGAATTGGGAAGTGCCCGATTGGATTGTGGTTCCTGGTGGAAATTTGGGAAATTCCAGCGCGTTTGGCAAAGCATTTATGGAATTGAAAGCGCTGGGACTCATTGACCGAATTCCCCGTTTGGCAATCATCAACGCGCAGGGAGCAAACACGCTTTATCAACTTTACGAACAACAAGGGCTGCGTTGGAACGGGGGCCATTACGATAAATCTAATTCTTCAGAATTCTTTTCGCAGATGGATAAAGAAGATCGGCGGGCATCAACTCTAGCAAGCGCGATTGAAATAAACCGTCCGGTTAATTTTTCTAAGTCCTTACGAGCACTTGATGTATGTGACGGTGTTGTACGTGAAGTCAATGACCAGGAGATCCTTGATGCGAAGGCACAGATTGGGGCAGGCGGATTTGGATGTGAACCAGCGAGTGCAGCAAGTGTGGCTGGGGCGAAGCGGTTAAAAAGTGAAGGGATTATTGCCTCCGGTGATCGCGTCGTTTGTATTTTAACCGGTCATCAGTTAAAAGATCCTAATGCTACAGTAGCCTATCATTCTGCAACTAATGAACATATGGACGAAAAACTAACAAGACACGGCGTAAGCAAGGCCCTTTTTTCAAACGGACCTATTGTCGTTGAGAATGATTTAGATAAAATAAAAGGAGTGATTCATTCTTTTTAA
- the ribD gene encoding bifunctional diaminohydroxyphosphoribosylaminopyrimidine deaminase/5-amino-6-(5-phosphoribosylamino)uracil reductase RibD produces the protein MDTTKQFFNPEAVMQRALELASRGQGFVEPNPAVGSVIVDDNLNLIGEGYHQKYGGPHAEIHALNGAGEKANGATIYVTLEPCCHQGKTGPCSQAIIQADIKKAVIAMRDPAPHVDGGGIAELEQAGIEVEVGLLESDAQKLVRPFVKRVTKGLPWIHAKWAMTLDGKIATKTGDSQWISNERSRELVHQLRGRMDAIMVGQLTAEKDNPLLTARPAGPRTPARIVVDSQARLSSESKLVQSINDAPVIVIAHKSAPSKNIKGLENAGVEVLQIQSAPGSNTAHPDIEKGLLELGHKEMTNLLIEGGGSLLGSCFDSQLIDEVHTFIAPKIVGGKTAITPIAGQGLETIPQFQNIIELEIQLLESDIYVHGLLNYER, from the coding sequence GTGGATACGACCAAGCAGTTTTTCAATCCAGAAGCTGTGATGCAACGAGCCCTCGAATTAGCCAGTCGAGGGCAAGGATTTGTTGAACCTAATCCAGCTGTAGGTTCAGTGATTGTTGACGACAACCTGAACCTCATTGGTGAAGGTTATCACCAAAAATACGGCGGACCTCATGCCGAAATTCATGCTTTGAACGGCGCCGGAGAAAAAGCGAACGGGGCGACCATTTATGTTACTCTGGAACCATGCTGTCACCAAGGCAAAACCGGCCCCTGTTCCCAAGCAATCATTCAAGCTGATATCAAGAAAGCAGTCATCGCAATGCGTGATCCTGCACCGCACGTTGATGGAGGTGGAATTGCTGAGTTGGAACAGGCTGGAATTGAAGTTGAAGTTGGACTACTGGAATCTGATGCACAAAAATTGGTTCGTCCTTTTGTAAAGCGAGTCACTAAAGGGTTGCCCTGGATCCATGCTAAGTGGGCAATGACACTTGATGGAAAGATTGCTACAAAAACAGGTGATTCACAATGGATTTCCAACGAACGTTCGCGTGAGCTGGTACATCAGCTTCGTGGTCGCATGGATGCGATTATGGTTGGTCAGCTCACTGCAGAAAAGGATAACCCGCTTCTAACCGCTCGTCCTGCAGGACCAAGAACACCCGCACGAATTGTTGTCGACTCGCAGGCAAGACTTTCAAGTGAATCCAAATTAGTCCAGTCCATCAATGATGCGCCTGTCATTGTCATCGCACACAAATCGGCTCCCAGCAAAAATATCAAAGGTCTTGAAAACGCGGGTGTCGAAGTCTTGCAGATTCAAAGTGCCCCAGGATCAAACACAGCCCATCCTGACATCGAGAAAGGTCTGCTGGAACTAGGACACAAGGAAATGACCAATCTCCTTATTGAAGGCGGAGGAAGTTTACTGGGATCTTGTTTTGATTCACAACTTATCGATGAGGTTCACACTTTCATCGCCCCAAAAATTGTAGGAGGAAAAACAGCAATTACTCCTATTGCAGGACAAGGATTAGAAACAATTCCACAATTTCAAAATATCATAGAGTTAGAGATTCAACTACTGGAATCAGATATTTATGTGCATGGCCTGTTAAATTATGAGAGATAG
- a CDS encoding SEC-C domain-containing protein — translation MSIDSYDPCPCNSGKKYKFCCHSIGDEISKISHLHETHQTATALQLLDRLKKNHPEQPLSFITEAQILMAERRFEDACKPLEECLERDPDHPAAHSLLATSTFLAQGYKQAQKTIYTALQKCAVVDVSLATPLAISIAIALQMRGFYLAAREHFALAMRVASQEYQQNLFMNLLEFDGDDQIPYQFRGVHVLERCPIEDSEHQETFERAQRLANLGCYRLAAGLFKQLAEATGQVTLWKNAAFCYAWATDETQSAELFHEAAKLENDFAEAVELETLAQLLDLNNTDEVIDSIEKVYEVDSLSKFLTLLEKHNQILRGNVPSEQDQDSAENVPTAYLQMVSSPVNAESKGEEIHIDNVPTVIGDIDVFDADRQMDQPAIVRLYAYEGEQISLAEKILDEALDEQGKKDCGLKLLDQDHEASSNPLSPIPSEQWPLFFRWSFPQKVPIIKRRELEAQQWKKLLSEVWSNTKLAGLNGKTPWEAASEDDLKVALTAAAYVLDAQSLSLGHFLQFAELDPKLGISELPNLNVDESSRFNTCSSMTQNRIPAKELSDAQLMYIFNRALLIRHPRFLYDVLLEILGREECKKEVDLDRVYSTLTEICHKRNHRDETLSWIHKGQENAQTQPTNAFESELQWKMRELSFRLEDTSDPGLSGFMKQIWDQYGKKTPQIKDYLKAFAQAFDLDASWMTESTLGELGNSSGEGIWSPGDTTHDDSSSSGQKLWLPGE, via the coding sequence ATGAGTATCGATTCTTACGATCCTTGCCCCTGCAATAGCGGAAAGAAATACAAATTCTGTTGTCATTCAATTGGCGATGAAATCAGTAAAATTTCACACCTGCATGAAACGCACCAGACAGCAACTGCACTGCAGTTGCTGGATCGACTCAAGAAGAATCACCCTGAACAACCTTTGAGTTTCATAACAGAAGCCCAAATTTTAATGGCTGAAAGACGGTTTGAAGATGCCTGCAAGCCTCTGGAAGAATGTTTGGAACGTGACCCGGATCATCCCGCCGCCCATTCCTTATTGGCCACCTCAACTTTTCTTGCTCAAGGCTACAAGCAAGCACAAAAAACCATTTACACTGCATTACAAAAGTGTGCCGTCGTCGATGTTAGTTTGGCAACACCTTTGGCGATCAGTATCGCGATCGCGCTACAAATGCGCGGTTTTTATTTAGCAGCACGTGAACATTTCGCGTTGGCAATGCGCGTTGCTTCACAGGAATATCAACAGAACCTGTTTATGAATCTGTTAGAATTTGATGGTGACGATCAAATTCCTTATCAATTCCGTGGAGTACATGTCCTGGAACGATGCCCTATTGAAGATTCTGAACATCAAGAAACATTTGAACGCGCACAAAGACTTGCGAACTTGGGCTGTTACCGATTAGCCGCTGGCTTGTTTAAACAACTAGCAGAAGCAACCGGACAGGTCACTTTATGGAAAAATGCCGCATTTTGTTACGCCTGGGCAACCGATGAAACACAATCAGCTGAACTATTTCATGAAGCTGCAAAACTAGAGAACGACTTCGCTGAAGCTGTAGAACTTGAAACTCTGGCACAATTGCTTGATTTAAACAACACTGATGAAGTCATTGATTCCATAGAAAAGGTTTACGAAGTTGATTCGCTTTCCAAGTTCCTCACATTATTAGAAAAACACAATCAGATACTGCGAGGCAATGTTCCCTCTGAACAAGACCAGGATTCGGCTGAAAATGTACCTACCGCATACCTTCAAATGGTAAGCTCTCCCGTCAATGCTGAATCAAAGGGAGAAGAGATTCACATCGATAACGTACCTACCGTGATTGGCGACATTGATGTCTTTGATGCTGACCGACAGATGGATCAACCTGCGATCGTTCGACTGTATGCTTACGAAGGGGAGCAAATCTCTTTAGCAGAAAAAATTCTTGATGAAGCCTTAGATGAACAAGGCAAAAAAGACTGTGGTCTAAAATTATTAGATCAAGATCACGAAGCGTCGAGTAACCCGCTCTCTCCCATCCCTTCAGAACAATGGCCTCTCTTTTTTCGGTGGAGTTTTCCACAGAAAGTGCCTATTATCAAACGTAGAGAACTTGAAGCACAACAATGGAAAAAACTTCTCTCTGAAGTCTGGTCTAATACAAAGTTAGCAGGTCTAAACGGAAAAACTCCTTGGGAAGCTGCGAGTGAAGATGATCTGAAAGTCGCTTTAACTGCGGCGGCTTATGTACTCGATGCACAATCACTTTCATTAGGTCATTTCCTGCAGTTTGCCGAGCTCGATCCCAAACTCGGCATTTCAGAGCTTCCTAATCTTAATGTTGATGAATCCTCCCGCTTCAACACCTGTTCATCAATGACTCAAAACAGAATTCCAGCGAAAGAGCTAAGCGATGCGCAATTGATGTATATATTCAACCGCGCATTACTCATAAGACATCCACGTTTTCTTTATGATGTTTTACTTGAAATCTTAGGACGTGAAGAATGTAAAAAAGAAGTCGATCTAGACCGGGTATATTCGACATTGACTGAAATTTGCCATAAACGTAACCATCGAGATGAAACACTCTCCTGGATTCACAAAGGCCAGGAAAATGCTCAAACACAACCGACCAACGCTTTTGAAAGTGAGCTGCAATGGAAAATGCGAGAACTCTCATTTCGATTGGAAGATACATCCGATCCCGGACTTTCAGGATTTATGAAACAGATTTGGGATCAGTATGGTAAAAAAACCCCACAAATCAAAGACTATCTCAAAGCTTTCGCGCAGGCATTTGATCTTGATGCATCCTGGATGACCGAATCAACTTTAGGAGAGCTAGGCAATTCTTCCGGGGAAGGCATTTGGTCTCCTGGGGATACAACACACGACGACAGTTCCAGCTCAGGACAGAAACTCTGGCTTCCAGGTGAATAA
- a CDS encoding trans-sulfuration enzyme family protein — protein sequence MRFETKCVHTGVDKDGTFNSCTTPIYTTSTFYWDSLENHKGFDYTRSGNPTRSAMEENIAALECGVSCRATSTGMSAITLVMHLFKPGDHIIAGDDIYGGTYRLFADVFTKWGIKFSFVKMGDIENVKSALTPETKAIWIETPSNPLMNLVDIQAVVKVASDADTDIITIADNTFCSPYLQRPIEYGVDIVIHSTTKYLNGHSDVVGGCVISRTEELAERVAYHSNSLGLGCSPFDAWLVLRGIKTLGPRMEAHQHGAMALARMLETHPKVEHVYYPGLESHRDHELAKTQQDGFGGMLSFDVKEGRSAAEKVMLNTKLFLLAESLGGVESLIEYPESMSHASMTLEARRAAGITEKTVRVSVGIENSEDLVADMKQALDS from the coding sequence ATGCGTTTTGAAACGAAGTGTGTTCATACTGGAGTCGACAAAGACGGTACATTTAACAGCTGTACAACTCCCATTTATACAACATCAACCTTTTACTGGGATAGCTTGGAAAACCACAAGGGCTTCGATTACACACGTAGTGGAAATCCAACTCGAAGTGCCATGGAGGAAAACATTGCTGCATTAGAATGTGGCGTGTCTTGCCGTGCTACTTCAACTGGAATGTCTGCGATCACTCTGGTTATGCATTTATTTAAACCTGGTGACCATATCATCGCAGGAGATGACATTTATGGTGGAACGTATCGTTTGTTTGCAGATGTTTTTACAAAATGGGGAATCAAATTCTCATTTGTAAAGATGGGAGATATTGAGAATGTCAAATCAGCATTGACACCAGAAACCAAAGCGATCTGGATCGAAACTCCCAGTAACCCTTTAATGAATCTTGTAGATATTCAAGCCGTAGTCAAAGTTGCCTCTGATGCAGATACCGATATTATCACCATCGCTGACAATACATTTTGTTCTCCTTATCTTCAACGACCAATTGAATACGGTGTCGATATTGTTATACATTCGACTACAAAATACTTGAATGGGCACTCAGACGTCGTCGGTGGTTGTGTCATATCACGTACTGAAGAACTCGCCGAACGAGTCGCTTATCATTCGAATTCACTCGGACTGGGATGCTCTCCCTTCGATGCTTGGCTGGTCTTACGTGGCATCAAAACTCTGGGGCCTCGTATGGAAGCGCATCAGCATGGCGCAATGGCTTTAGCTCGAATGCTGGAAACACATCCCAAAGTAGAACATGTTTACTATCCAGGCCTGGAGTCACACCGAGATCATGAATTAGCAAAAACTCAACAAGATGGCTTCGGAGGAATGCTGAGTTTTGATGTGAAAGAGGGCCGATCTGCTGCTGAAAAAGTCATGTTGAATACAAAACTGTTTCTCTTGGCAGAATCACTGGGGGGAGTGGAGTCATTGATTGAATACCCGGAAAGCATGAGCCATGCCTCAATGACTCTGGAAGCAAGGCGCGCCGCGGGAATTACTGAAAAAACAGTTCGAGTCTCAGTCGGAATCGAAAACAGTGAAGACCTAGTTGCCGACATGAAGCAAGCCTTGGACAGCTAA
- the cysK gene encoding cysteine synthase A — MSIYKDNSETIGQTPLVKVNYLTEGLKATILAKIEGRNPAYSVKCRIGANMIWDAEKSGKLKPGMQVVEPTSGNTGIALAFVCAARGYKLTLTMPDSMSVERRLMLKGFGANLVLTPGADGMKGAIQKAEELAGNPEYFMAQQFENPANPEIHFKTTGPEIFNDTEGNIDYFVAGVGTGGTITGVSRYLKQEKGLNIKSIAVEPTSSPVLSGGEPGKHKIQGIGAGFIPKNCDTSLIDEVIQVTDDEAFEMAGKIARQEGITCGISCGAAMHAAMDIAKRPEAEGKTIVVVLPDSGERYLSTPLFDDAR; from the coding sequence ATGTCAATATACAAAGACAACTCGGAAACAATCGGTCAAACACCTTTAGTGAAAGTCAATTATTTAACTGAGGGGCTTAAGGCAACAATACTTGCCAAAATTGAAGGACGAAATCCCGCCTACAGCGTGAAGTGCCGAATCGGTGCGAATATGATTTGGGACGCAGAAAAAAGCGGGAAACTAAAACCAGGTATGCAGGTTGTAGAACCGACCAGCGGTAACACTGGAATTGCACTCGCGTTTGTATGTGCTGCTCGAGGATATAAGTTAACACTAACGATGCCAGACTCGATGTCAGTAGAACGTCGTTTGATGTTGAAAGGCTTCGGTGCCAATCTGGTACTTACTCCAGGCGCTGATGGCATGAAAGGAGCAATCCAAAAAGCAGAAGAATTAGCTGGCAATCCTGAATATTTCATGGCTCAGCAATTTGAAAACCCTGCGAATCCGGAAATCCATTTTAAGACTACTGGCCCCGAAATTTTTAACGATACAGAAGGCAACATTGATTACTTTGTAGCTGGCGTTGGGACTGGTGGTACCATTACAGGAGTATCACGTTATTTAAAACAAGAAAAAGGCCTTAATATCAAGTCCATCGCTGTCGAGCCAACGAGCAGCCCTGTTCTCTCAGGAGGAGAACCAGGTAAGCACAAGATTCAGGGAATTGGAGCGGGATTCATCCCGAAGAACTGTGACACATCACTCATTGATGAAGTCATACAGGTTACAGATGACGAGGCATTTGAAATGGCAGGAAAAATCGCTCGTCAGGAAGGAATCACTTGTGGAATTAGCTGTGGTGCAGCGATGCACGCTGCCATGGATATTGCTAAACGCCCGGAAGCAGAAGGAAAAACAATCGTGGTCGTTCTACCTGACTCAGGAGAGCGTTACTTGTCAACACCGCTGTTTGATGATGCGCGCTGA